Proteins encoded within one genomic window of Brenneria nigrifluens DSM 30175 = ATCC 13028:
- the rpoN gene encoding RNA polymerase factor sigma-54, producing the protein MKQGLQLRLSQQLAMTPQLQQAIRLLQLSTLELQQEIQLALESNPLLEQTDTHEEIESFETVDSDSLDTGEALEHKDMPEELPLDATWDEIYSAGTPSGTGTDYRDEELPIYQGETTQTLQDYLMWQVELTPFSDTDAAIATSIVDAVDNTGYLTVPLEDILDSIGDESVTLDEVEAVLKRVQRFDPIGVAARDLRDCLLVQLSQFADDTPRLGEARLIVSDHLDLLANHDFRSLIRATRLKEEILKEALALIQSLDPRPGQSINTGESEYVIPDVLVRKIQGHWVVELNSDSVPRLQINQQYAALGNSTRSDSDGQFIRSHLQEARWLIKSLESRNDTLLKVTRCIVEQQQDFFERGEEFMKPMVLADIAQVVDMHESTISRVTTQKFLHSPRGIFELKYFFSSHVNTDSGGEASSTAIRALVKKLIAAENPAKPLSDSKLTTLLSDQGIIVARRTVAKYRESLSIPPSNQRKQLV; encoded by the coding sequence ATGAAGCAAGGTTTGCAACTCAGGCTTAGCCAGCAACTGGCCATGACTCCACAGCTACAGCAGGCCATACGCCTGCTGCAACTGTCCACGCTTGAACTGCAACAAGAGATTCAACTGGCGCTGGAAAGCAATCCGTTGCTTGAGCAAACGGACACCCACGAAGAAATAGAGTCATTCGAGACCGTCGACAGCGATTCGCTGGATACCGGTGAAGCGCTTGAGCACAAGGATATGCCGGAGGAGTTGCCGCTCGACGCCACCTGGGACGAAATTTATTCCGCCGGCACGCCTTCCGGCACCGGCACCGACTATCGGGACGAGGAACTGCCGATCTACCAGGGTGAAACCACCCAGACCCTGCAGGATTACCTGATGTGGCAGGTGGAGCTGACGCCGTTTTCGGATACCGACGCGGCCATCGCCACCTCCATCGTCGACGCCGTGGACAACACCGGCTATCTCACCGTGCCGCTGGAAGACATTCTCGACAGCATCGGCGATGAAAGCGTCACGCTGGACGAAGTGGAGGCGGTGCTCAAGCGGGTACAACGCTTTGATCCCATTGGCGTCGCCGCGCGCGATCTGCGCGATTGTCTGCTGGTTCAGCTTTCGCAGTTTGCCGACGATACCCCCCGGCTTGGCGAGGCACGGCTGATTGTCAGCGACCATCTCGACCTGCTGGCGAATCATGATTTCCGCAGCCTTATCCGCGCCACCCGACTGAAAGAAGAGATACTGAAGGAAGCGTTGGCGCTGATTCAGTCTCTCGACCCCCGTCCGGGGCAGTCAATCAACACCGGGGAGTCGGAATATGTGATCCCCGACGTGTTGGTGCGCAAAATTCAGGGACACTGGGTGGTCGAATTGAATAGCGACAGCGTTCCCCGGTTGCAGATTAATCAGCAGTATGCCGCGTTGGGCAACAGCACGCGCAGCGACAGCGACGGTCAGTTTATCCGCAGCCATTTGCAGGAAGCCCGTTGGCTGATAAAAAGCCTGGAAAGCCGTAATGATACCCTGCTCAAAGTCACCCGCTGCATTGTCGAACAGCAGCAAGACTTTTTCGAGCGGGGGGAAGAATTTATGAAGCCGATGGTGCTGGCCGATATCGCCCAGGTTGTGGATATGCACGAATCCACCATTTCCCGCGTCACCACGCAGAAGTTTCTGCACAGTCCGCGCGGCATTTTTGAACTAAAATATTTCTTCTCCAGCCATGTGAATACCGACAGCGGGGGCGAAGCCTCGTCGACCGCCATCCGGGCGCTGGTGAAAAAGTTAATCGCTGCGGAAAACCCCGCCAAACCTTTAAGCGACAGTAAGCTCACCACGCTGCTCTCCGATCAGGGCATCATCGTGGCGCGGCGTACGGTGGCGAAATACCGAGAGTCTTTATCTATCCCACCATCAAATCAGCGTAAACAGCTGGTTTGA
- the ptsN gene encoding PTS IIA-like nitrogen regulatory protein PtsN, translating into MNNDPVLQLSTVLRPECTRSSVHCQSKKRALEIISELAARQLNLSSQIIFDALLARERMGSTGIGNGIAIPHGKLEDDNALGAVGVFIQLEQPIAFDAVDNQAVDLLFALLVPAEQCKTHLHTLSLIARRLADKTVCRRLRAAQSDEALYQIMTEAG; encoded by the coding sequence ATGAACAACGATCCCGTTTTGCAGCTCAGCACCGTGCTACGTCCCGAGTGCACCCGAAGTTCCGTCCACTGCCAAAGTAAAAAACGGGCATTGGAAATTATCAGCGAACTGGCGGCCCGGCAGCTTAATCTGTCTTCGCAGATTATCTTTGACGCCCTCCTCGCGCGGGAACGCATGGGCAGTACCGGCATCGGCAACGGCATCGCCATTCCGCATGGCAAGCTCGAGGACGACAACGCCCTGGGCGCGGTCGGGGTATTTATCCAGTTGGAACAGCCTATCGCGTTCGACGCCGTTGACAACCAAGCCGTTGATTTGCTTTTTGCCTTGCTGGTTCCGGCAGAACAATGTAAAACCCATTTACATACGCTATCGCTGATCGCCAGGCGACTGGCCGATAAAACCGTTTGCCGGCGTCTGCGCGCCGCGCAAAGCGATGAAGCGCTGTATCAGATTATGACGGAAGCCGGTTAA
- a CDS encoding type II toxin-antitoxin system RelE/ParE family toxin, translating to MAQIVWTEPALDQLNEIAEYVALDNPMAASSLVRKVFAKVERLERFPQSDREPPELPNSVYREVVCSPCRVFYRNDENTVIILHLIREERLLRLYLLGSGDGGLGAVKQ from the coding sequence ATGGCTCAAATAGTCTGGACGGAACCGGCGCTCGACCAATTGAACGAAATTGCGGAATACGTCGCCCTGGATAACCCGATGGCGGCCAGTTCGCTGGTGCGGAAAGTATTCGCCAAAGTAGAGCGCCTGGAGCGTTTCCCGCAATCGGACCGCGAACCGCCTGAACTGCCGAATTCCGTCTACCGCGAGGTGGTTTGCAGTCCCTGCCGGGTTTTCTACAGAAACGATGAAAACACCGTTATCATCCTGCACCTCATACGCGAAGAGAGGCTGTTGCGCCTATATCTGCTGGGCAGCGGCGATGGCGGCCTAGGAGCAGTAAAGCAGTAA
- a CDS encoding type II toxin-antitoxin system Phd/YefM family antitoxin: MKVELVTNLKRQATRILADLRESKEAILITEHGQPSAYLVDVEDYEFMQRRLTLLEALSKGERAVLEQRTVSHAQARERLQKWLK; encoded by the coding sequence ATGAAAGTAGAATTGGTGACCAACCTGAAACGGCAGGCGACCAGAATCCTTGCGGATCTGCGTGAGTCCAAAGAGGCGATCCTGATTACCGAACACGGCCAGCCATCCGCATATCTTGTCGACGTGGAAGATTATGAATTCATGCAACGCCGCCTGACGCTGCTGGAAGCGCTGTCCAAAGGCGAAAGGGCCGTGCTGGAGCAGCGCACCGTCTCCCATGCCCAGGCCAGGGAACGCCTGCAGAAATGGCTCAAATAG
- the pmbA gene encoding metalloprotease PmbA: MTIITQVAQQRKALEQAVAQALELARAGSDAAEVAVSKTTGIGVSTRYGEVENVEFNSDGALGITVYHQQRKGSASSTDLSPDAIARTVQAALDIARYTSVDPFAGPADKDLLAFDAPDLDLFHPSELDAERGIELAARAEQAALQADKRITNTEGGSFNSHYGIKVFGNSHGMLQSYCSSRHSMSSSVIAEVNGDMERDYAYTIGRSLDELRTPEWVGAECARRTLSRLSPRKLPTMRAPVLFSAEVATGLFGHLVGAISGGSVYRKSTFLLDKLGRQILPEWLTIEELPHLRKGLASTPFDSEGVRTRQREIVKDGVLQTWLLTSYSARKLGMKSTGHAGGIHNWRIAGQGLDFDALLRQMGKGLLVTELMGQGVSGVTGDYSRGASGFWVENGEIQYPVSEITIAGNLQEMLRNIVTVGDDIETRSNIQCGSVLLPEMKIAGE, encoded by the coding sequence ATGACAATAATCACTCAGGTTGCACAACAGCGTAAAGCGCTGGAACAGGCTGTCGCACAGGCGCTGGAGCTGGCGCGTGCGGGTTCGGATGCGGCGGAAGTCGCGGTGTCGAAAACGACGGGGATTGGCGTTAGCACCCGTTATGGTGAGGTGGAAAACGTTGAATTCAACAGCGACGGCGCGCTGGGGATTACGGTGTATCACCAGCAGCGCAAGGGCAGCGCGTCATCGACCGATCTCAGCCCGGACGCCATTGCCCGCACCGTGCAGGCCGCGCTGGATATCGCCCGCTATACCTCGGTCGATCCGTTCGCCGGCCCGGCGGATAAAGACCTGCTGGCGTTCGACGCGCCGGATCTGGATCTGTTTCATCCGTCGGAGCTGGATGCGGAGCGGGGGATTGAACTGGCGGCCCGCGCGGAACAGGCCGCGCTGCAGGCAGATAAGCGTATCACCAATACCGAAGGCGGCAGCTTTAACAGCCACTATGGGATTAAGGTTTTCGGCAACAGCCACGGTATGCTGCAAAGCTACTGTTCCAGCCGCCACTCCATGTCCAGCAGCGTGATCGCCGAAGTGAACGGCGATATGGAGCGCGACTACGCCTACACCATCGGCCGCTCGCTGGATGAATTGCGTACGCCGGAATGGGTCGGCGCGGAGTGCGCGCGCCGCACCCTATCCCGTTTGTCGCCGCGCAAGCTGCCGACCATGCGGGCGCCGGTGCTGTTTTCCGCCGAAGTGGCGACCGGGCTGTTCGGTCATCTGGTAGGCGCCATCAGCGGCGGCAGCGTGTACCGTAAATCCACCTTCCTGCTGGATAAGCTCGGTCGGCAGATCCTGCCCGAGTGGCTGACGATTGAAGAGTTGCCGCACCTGCGCAAAGGGCTGGCGTCAACGCCGTTCGACAGCGAAGGGGTGCGCACCCGGCAGCGGGAAATCGTCAAAGACGGCGTATTGCAAACCTGGCTGCTGACCAGCTACTCCGCCCGCAAGCTGGGGATGAAGAGCACCGGCCATGCCGGCGGCATTCATAACTGGCGTATTGCCGGACAAGGGCTGGATTTTGACGCTTTGCTCCGCCAGATGGGCAAGGGATTACTGGTGACCGAATTAATGGGCCAGGGCGTGAGCGGCGTTACCGGGGATTATTCTCGCGGCGCCTCGGGTTTTTGGGTGGAAAACGGTGAAATCCAGTATCCGGTCAGCGAGATTACCATCGCCGGCAATCTGCAAGAGATGTTGCGCAATATCGTCACGGTCGGGGATGACATTGAAACCCGCAGTAATATCCAGTGCGGTTCGGTGCTGCTGCCGGAGATGAAAATCGCCGGAGAGTAG
- the hpf gene encoding ribosome hibernation promoting factor, giving the protein MQLNITGHHIEITPPLRDFVNTKFAKLEQYFDRINLVNVVLKVEKVQQIADATLHVNGGELHATSEAEDMYAAIDLLIDKLARQLNKHKDKLKQH; this is encoded by the coding sequence ATGCAGCTAAACATTACCGGACACCACATCGAAATTACGCCGCCGCTGCGCGATTTCGTGAATACCAAGTTCGCCAAATTAGAGCAATACTTCGACCGTATTAATCTGGTTAACGTGGTACTTAAAGTGGAGAAAGTACAACAAATCGCCGATGCCACGCTGCACGTTAACGGCGGAGAGCTGCATGCCACATCAGAAGCGGAAGATATGTACGCCGCCATTGATTTGCTGATCGATAAACTGGCCCGACAGCTAAACAAGCACAAGGATAAGCTTAAACAGCACTGA
- the rapZ gene encoding RNase adapter RapZ → MVLMIVSGRSGSGKSVALRALEDMGFYCVDNLPVVLLPELAATLAERNISAAVSIDVRNMPESPEIFEHAMVQLPQSFAPQLLFLDADRNTLIRRYSDTRRLHPLSSKNLSLESAIDQENDLLEPLRSRADLIIDTSEMSVHELAEMLRTRLLGKRERELTMVFESFGYKHGIPIDADYVFDVRFLPNPHWDPKLRPMTGLDKPVAAFLDRHTEVHNFIYQTRSYLELWLPMLETNNRSYLTVAIGCTGGKHRSVYVAEQLADYFRSRGKNVQSRHRTLEKRKPS, encoded by the coding sequence ATGGTGCTGATGATCGTCAGTGGTCGCTCGGGTTCAGGAAAATCCGTAGCCCTGCGCGCGCTGGAAGATATGGGATTCTACTGTGTAGACAACCTTCCTGTGGTTCTGCTGCCGGAATTGGCCGCTACGCTGGCTGAGCGCAATATCTCTGCGGCGGTCAGCATCGACGTGCGCAATATGCCGGAGTCGCCGGAAATCTTTGAGCACGCCATGGTCCAGTTGCCGCAAAGCTTCGCGCCGCAGTTGCTGTTTCTGGATGCCGATCGCAATACGCTGATCCGCCGTTACAGCGATACCCGCCGTCTGCACCCGCTGTCCAGCAAGAATCTGTCGCTGGAAAGCGCCATCGATCAGGAAAACGATCTGCTGGAGCCGCTGCGTTCACGCGCCGATCTGATCATCGACACCTCCGAAATGTCGGTGCACGAGCTGGCTGAAATGCTGCGTACCCGTCTGCTCGGCAAACGGGAACGAGAACTGACGATGGTGTTCGAGTCTTTCGGCTACAAGCATGGCATCCCCATCGACGCCGACTACGTGTTTGACGTGCGTTTTCTGCCCAACCCCCACTGGGACCCGAAATTGCGCCCGATGACCGGTCTGGACAAACCGGTGGCGGCCTTTCTCGACCGCCATACCGAAGTGCATAATTTTATTTATCAGACCCGCAGCTATCTGGAACTGTGGCTGCCGATGCTGGAAACCAATAACCGCAGCTACCTGACGGTGGCGATTGGCTGTACCGGGGGCAAACATCGTTCCGTTTACGTTGCGGAACAGCTGGCCGACTACTTTCGCTCGCGCGGCAAAAACGTGCAGTCACGCCACCGCACGCTGGAAAAACGCAAGCCGTCATGA
- the tldD gene encoding metalloprotease TldD produces the protein MSLSFVSEQLLTANKLNLQDLSSVLELLNERRLDYGDLYFQSSYHESWVLEDRIIKNGSYNIDQGVGIRAVNGEKTGFAYADQITLNALHQSAQAARSIVREQGAGTAHTLGEVSHRALYPQFNPLDSLSREDKIALLQRADAVARAADARVQEVTVSLTGVYELVLVAATDGTLAADVRPLVRLSVSVLVEADGKRERGSSGGGSRGGYDYFWETDEGEARVEAWAKEAVRMALVNLSAVAAPAGSMPVVLGAGWPGVLLHEAVGHGLEGDFNRRGTSVFSGQMGKLVASELCTVVDDGTLAGRRGSLAMDDEGVPGQYNVLIENGILKGYMQDKLNARLMGAAPTGNGRRESYAHLPMPRMTNTYMLAGKSTPEEIIASVEYGLYAPNFGGGQVDITSGKFVFSTSEAYLIENGRITSPVKGATLIGSGIEAMQQISMVGNDLALDKGVGVCGKEGQSLPVGVGQPTLKLESLTVGGTA, from the coding sequence ATGAGTCTGTCTTTTGTCAGTGAGCAATTACTCACCGCAAACAAGTTGAATCTTCAGGACCTTTCTTCTGTGCTGGAGCTGTTAAATGAACGTCGTCTGGATTACGGCGACCTCTATTTCCAGTCCAGCTATCATGAGTCCTGGGTGCTGGAAGACCGCATCATTAAGAACGGCTCCTATAATATCGATCAGGGGGTGGGGATCCGCGCCGTCAACGGTGAAAAAACCGGTTTTGCCTATGCCGATCAGATCACGCTGAACGCGCTGCACCAAAGCGCTCAGGCTGCGCGCAGCATCGTGCGCGAACAGGGAGCGGGCACGGCCCATACGCTGGGCGAGGTGTCTCACCGCGCGCTTTATCCGCAGTTTAACCCGTTGGACAGCCTAAGCCGCGAAGATAAGATCGCCCTGCTGCAGCGCGCCGACGCCGTGGCCCGGGCCGCCGACGCTCGGGTGCAGGAAGTCACCGTCAGCCTGACCGGTGTGTATGAGTTGGTGCTGGTGGCCGCCACCGACGGTACGCTGGCGGCGGATGTTCGCCCGCTGGTTCGCCTCTCCGTCAGCGTACTGGTGGAAGCGGACGGCAAGCGCGAGCGCGGCTCCAGCGGCGGTGGCTCGCGCGGCGGCTATGACTATTTCTGGGAAACGGACGAGGGCGAAGCCCGGGTGGAAGCCTGGGCGAAGGAAGCGGTGCGCATGGCGTTGGTCAATCTGTCGGCGGTGGCGGCCCCGGCAGGATCCATGCCGGTGGTGCTGGGCGCCGGCTGGCCGGGAGTACTGCTGCATGAAGCGGTCGGTCACGGTCTGGAAGGGGATTTCAACCGCCGCGGCACCTCGGTATTCAGCGGCCAGATGGGCAAGCTGGTGGCCTCCGAGCTTTGCACCGTGGTTGACGACGGTACGCTGGCCGGCCGTCGCGGCTCGCTGGCGATGGATGACGAAGGGGTGCCGGGACAATATAACGTATTGATCGAAAACGGGATCCTGAAAGGCTATATGCAGGATAAACTCAATGCTCGCCTGATGGGCGCGGCGCCGACCGGCAACGGCCGCCGTGAATCCTATGCCCATTTGCCGATGCCGCGCATGACCAATACCTATATGCTGGCCGGGAAGTCCACGCCGGAAGAGATTATCGCCAGCGTCGAGTACGGCCTGTATGCGCCGAATTTTGGCGGCGGCCAGGTGGATATTACCTCCGGCAAATTCGTCTTTTCCACTTCGGAAGCCTATTTGATCGAGAACGGGCGCATCACCAGCCCGGTGAAAGGGGCGACGCTGATTGGTTCCGGCATTGAGGCGATGCAGCAGATCTCAATGGTGGGCAACGATCTGGCGCTGGATAAAGGGGTCGGCGTGTGCGGCAAAGAGGGGCAAAGCCTGCCCGTCGGCGTGGGCCAGCCGACGCTGAAGCTGGAAAGCCTGACCGTGGGCGGCACGGCGTAA
- the npr gene encoding PTS phosphocarrier protein NPr, whose protein sequence is MTVRHTVEIKNRLGMHARPAMKLFELVQSFNAEVMLRNDSGTEAEASSVIAMLMLDSAKGRLIEVEASGPDETQALAAVIALFEAGFDEE, encoded by the coding sequence ATGACCGTTCGGCACACCGTGGAAATCAAAAACAGGCTGGGTATGCATGCCCGGCCCGCCATGAAACTGTTCGAGCTGGTGCAAAGCTTCAACGCCGAGGTGATGCTGCGCAACGACAGCGGCACCGAAGCCGAGGCCAGCAGCGTGATCGCCATGCTGATGCTGGACTCGGCCAAAGGCCGTCTTATCGAAGTGGAAGCGAGCGGCCCGGATGAAACGCAGGCGCTGGCCGCGGTGATCGCGCTATTCGAAGCCGGATTCGACGAAGAATAA
- the yjgA gene encoding ribosome biogenesis factor YjgA: MNDKPEDWLDEVPDNNHDDDDEIIWVSKSEIKRDAEALKDLGAELVELGKNALEKIPLDDDLRAAIELAQRIKKEGRRRQLQLIGKMLRARDPEPIQSALDKLKNRHNQQVVLFHKLELLRDRLVAEGDDAIPDILALYPSADRQQLRSLVRNAQKEKAANKPPKSTRQIFQYLRELAETGE; this comes from the coding sequence ATGAACGACAAACCCGAAGACTGGCTTGATGAGGTCCCGGACAATAACCATGACGACGACGATGAAATTATCTGGGTCAGCAAAAGCGAGATTAAACGTGACGCCGAAGCGCTGAAAGATCTGGGCGCGGAACTGGTTGAACTGGGTAAAAACGCGTTGGAGAAGATCCCGCTGGATGACGATCTGCGCGCCGCCATCGAACTGGCGCAGCGCATCAAGAAGGAAGGTCGCCGCCGCCAGTTACAGCTAATCGGCAAAATGCTGCGGGCCCGCGATCCGGAACCGATTCAGTCCGCATTGGACAAGCTGAAGAACCGCCACAACCAGCAGGTGGTGCTGTTTCACAAGCTGGAGCTGCTGCGCGACCGTCTGGTGGCGGAAGGCGATGACGCCATCCCCGATATTCTGGCGCTCTACCCTTCTGCCGATCGCCAGCAGCTGCGTTCGCTGGTGCGCAACGCGCAAAAAGAGAAAGCGGCCAATAAACCGCCAAAATCCACGCGGCAGATTTTTCAGTATTTGCGTGAGCTGGCGGAAACCGGCGAATAA